The proteins below are encoded in one region of Delphinus delphis chromosome 4, mDelDel1.2, whole genome shotgun sequence:
- the RPL22L1 gene encoding ribosomal protein eL22-like, whose amino-acid sequence MAVKKDKKPKKSTWKFNLDLTHPVEDGIFDSGNFEQFLREKVKVNGKTGNLGNVVHIERFKSKITVASEKQFSKRYLKYLTKKYLKKNNLRDWLRVVASDKETYELRYFQISQDEDGSESED is encoded by the exons ATGGCCGTG AAGAAAGACAAGAAGCCTAAGAAGTCAACCTGGAAGTTTAATTTGGACCTTACTCATCCAGTAGAAGATGGAATTTTTGATTCTGGAAATTTT gaACAGTTTCTACGGGAGAAGGTTAAAGTGAATGGAAAAACTGGAAATCTTGGGAATGTCGTTCACATTGAACGCTTCAAGAGTAAAATCACAGTTGCTTCTGAGAAACAGTTCTCTAAAAG gtaTTTGAAATACCTCACCAAGAAATACCTTAAGAAGAACAATCTTCGTGATTGGCTTCGTGTGGTTGCATCCGACAAGGAGACTTATGAACTTCGTTACTTCCAGATTAGTCAAGATGAAGATGGATCCGAGTCTGAGGACTAG